In the Parasphingorhabdus halotolerans genome, TTGGGATTGAGTTCCAGCGCACGCTCGTAAGGCTTGATCGCATCTTCAAATCGGCGTGCCCGATAGCTGATATCGCCGATCGAACGGAAGGTTCTGGAATTGAGCGGGTCCAATGCAGATGAACGCTTGATAATCGTGTCGGCAAGGTCAAACTCGGCAAAGCGAGCGAGCGCCATCGCATAACGACTAAGAACGTCCGCATCTCCAGCGCCCAACGCATAGGATCTATCATAAGGTTGGCGAGCAGCGCGCATATCAAGCTGACCATGCCCAAGAGCGAACCCCAGCGATGAATGCGCTTCGGCAAATTCGGGAGCGGTTTCAACAGCTTTTCGGGCCGCAATTACAGCTTCGGAATATAGATTCTTGCGTTCAACGCCAACGGCGTATTGATTGGCCAATACTGCTAATGAGCGCGAGTGAGCGGCGTAGGCTGCAGAATATTTATTATCTGTCGCAATTGCCTCTTCAAATTTGGCCAAAGCCTGACGGTCGGTTTCTTCGCTGATACCGGCTTCGTATAAATCCTTTCCCCGCAAATAGGCATCAAATGCTGCCACACTATCGGTTCCACCAATCTGCTTTTCTTTGCTGGAACCACGATCATCTATTTGTGCAGACAGTGCAGTGGCAACAGAAGCGGCGATTTCCCGTTGCACGGCAAATATATTGGTCAGCGGTTTTTCAAAGCTTTTTGACCATCGGTTGAAACCACTAGCTCCTTCAATGAGCTCAGCAGATATTCGGACCCGATCACTCGCCTGCCTGACATTTCCCGCTAGTAGAAATGACACCCCTAATTTGGCAGCAACGTCTGCTGCATCTTCCAATTGCTCGCGGAAATTGTTCGATGACGTCTGGCCAACCACTTGCAGCAGTTTGTTGCGTGAAAGTTCCGCCCTGATTTCTGCAGCAAGACCATCGGAGAAATAATTTTGTGATGGATCACCCCCGATATTGGCAAAGGGAAGAACCGCAATGCTGCTTTGCTCTGCCCCGCCACTCAAAATTCCGCTGGTCCAGGCAGCAACCGCACCGCCAACTAGCACCGCCGATGTGCCGCCAATGATCAGACTACGGCGGCTGACCGAAGGCAATGCCGATGTGGGTGCCTGTGCCGGCAAATCGGAAATATCATGTAACGTTGCGACGGCATGCAGGACTTTTTGCATTTCCGGTGATGCTACCCGGTTCTTTTTACCGGAAATATCGATAAACTGGAATTGGCCGAAACCCAGTGGCGGCACGTGACCATCAATGGATACGGGGACCAGACATCCACGATCCCGACCGCGCGTGGCTTCATCCTGAACCCAGTGAGATGCTGCGGAATTTACAGACCAGAGCACGACAACCGCCCTCGCCCTTTCCAGTACTTCGGCGGTTTCCTTTGCGGCATGCACACCGCCCTTGATAAGGCCGTCCCACCAGACGCGAAACCCGGCATCCTCAAGCGCCTTGATGATCGGCATTGCACGGTCGCGATCAGCATGGGAGTAGCTCAAGAAAACTGTGTGTTCCGCTTTCCCGTATATCTGGTCACCATCAGTCATCAGCTGATTTTCCTACTGCAAAGATTTGCGAAGCCCGAACGACGACTCTAAGCACAACTTAAACCATTGTAAAATGATACAGATCATTGCCGTTTGTCGCTGGCCGTATCCCGCCCTTCAAGCTGTACACGCAGAGCGATGAAGCTGGGCCTGCTATTAAAGTCAAACAGGACGGGTTGCTGGATCTTTTGTTTTCTTGACGCTGTCCGTCCCGGAAAAAAGAAACTGCTACCATTGCTCCGGTCAGCGCTACCCAGCCCTGAAAGACGTTTATCGGTAGCGAGTTCCGGCAATCGTTTAACCGCGTATGAGAGCCACTTGTCCAACAATATTCTGCCATTTTCATCACGCTCTGCATGACCGGAATCTGCGGTAATCCCACCGCCGTCGTCTCCTGCCAGAGCATAGGTCAATAGACCATGGCTGAGCGAAGCATCTTCCAGCGCGACATCGCTGGCCTGAGCCGCCGTCAATATCCTGATCCCCTTGTCGAAAGCCAGTTGGCCAAGCCCCCGGTCGCCCATAGGACCGGGCTTGAAATCTCCGCTATCCACGCTGGCGCCCGAATGGCAGGCATCAATGATCAGGCTAATGTCCGCAGCTTGCGTAGCGCGGAGCAAATAGGTGATGTCGGTGGTCGACAACAAGGTTGATACATCGGGTAGATTTTGGCTATCGGGCCATTTTCCATCAGAAGGCAGCAGGTAGAAATCGCCATCCTTATCCGCCCAGCCATGTCCCGAAAAGGAAATGATCACAATATCATCGGCGGTGGATGCTTCGAGCATTTGTGCGTCAACCCCGGCCCTGCGGAGCCGGGCAAGATTTTTGCCGCGATCCCGTTCAGACATCACCAATGCGAGGGCGCTTTGTACACTCAGTTTGTCTGTCGGTTTAGGTCTGCCATCAGCCGAACCGTTTCCAGCCAGAACCAGCTGCCGCACCTCATATCCCGGGATATTTTTCAGGCGATCGGCAATCAGACGCGCATCCGGCTCTGCATAGTTCAGATCCAGACGGTCCTCATGATAGTCATTAATGCCAGTCGAGATGACATAAGCTCTGGGTTTGCGCGGGGCTGGCTTTATTTTCCGCTGATAGACGAATGTTGCCGTATCGCTCTTGATCCGGCTTTCGTTAAACGCATAGGCCGAAAAATTCAGTTGTTCCGTACCCGGCCTGGTTGGCAGCGGAACCGTCAAAGCATAGCGATATATGCCGTCAGCGTCGGGCTTGATTTTGATCCGGTTTTTCTTCCGCCATTGATCGAGCGTTTCGTTGGCGTCGCTGACGTCCGCACCAACGACATAGGGTTCATCGGGATATTGACCGATCAGGCGGTTGTTCAGGAATAGTCTGGGGCTGAAAAGCCCCGACCTGGTTCCACCATTGACCGCGTTCTTGTCAAAGCCTTCTATTGCCTCGAAAGTGACCGTCGCCTGCCTACCGTCTTTGTTTTCGCTTACGTCCACAATTTTGACTTGCGGCAAAACCCGCGTCAGATCGGCGAATGAAGGCAGTGACTTAAACGTGGTTGCGCAATCACCGGCAGCGCGGCATTCCAGCAATTTCCGATATAATCCCGGCTGATAAAAATCACGCATGAATGTCTGCGGAGCCAGACTTTGCCATGGTGCATCAGGCACTATCCAGCGGACCATGTCGGTGTCCGGCGAAAGATTGGTATCATACCGCCCTTCGGGTGTGACTGCAAAAAAGCGATTATCCGGGAAAGTGTAGAAAGTGAGCAATTTTGTGAAATTCTCGCTATCCCAGAATTCAATAGCGCCGTCCTCGGTCGCGGCCCAAAATAATTTCGCCTGTTCGATAGGCCCGCCCGTAGTGAGTGCAAAGCTACCGGCGATACTGGCGACGACTTCCCCTTTTCCGATGTCAATTATTTGCCGTTTGTAGAGATCAACCGCTCGGTCGTTGCTGATCGGGACAATGTCGGTAGAAGTGTCTGAAACCCTAATCAATTCTGCTGTGCCAGAACTATCGACTACAACCAGATCTGAATCCTGATAGTGAGCGGAAATGGACTGTGTAAACAGAATTTTTCTTCCGTCGGGAGTAAAATATAAATTTTCAATAGTGCTGTCATTGTCGAAAGATATTCCACCTTCACGGATAATTTCCGCAAAATGGTCCTCTCTTCTCATGCCATCAGGTGTATCGAATAAAAGATTCTCAATGGTGGCGGACAAAGGATGAACGAATTTTGCTATCTCTCGCGGTGGAGAGACCAGAGTTTCGCCCGAAACGTCAAATAGCCACACCCGAAGCAATTGTTCTGAATCCGGGTTGGTTAGATCATCGTCCCGCTCCCTGGTTGCCACTGCAAGCTGCTTTAAGTTGGGCGAAAGCTTGATCGCTGTGATGGTCTGTCGGTCCCAGTCCGGCTGTTTCATCAACCGCCATTTCCCTGCAGATGTATATATCGACACGCTAGCGGCTAATGGTAAATGCGTGGCACTCCCGTTGCTACTCATCTCCTCGAATTCGACCGGGCACTCATGACGCAGACCCGATTTAAAACAGCCAGAAAGGCTGCCGACACCCAAAAATTGGTTGTCGCCACTAAGTGCTTGCATATCACCATAACTTTCAACGGCTGAGCAACTATCTTCTTTCGCACAATCCTGATCTACAATAAGTGCAGGCGGAAAACCTTCCAGTGCCTTAGGCATATCGTTGGTGGCGAAGTACCCATTGCTAAACAGCATGTAGCGACCTTCATCCAGCCAGCGCACATCATGATAGGGTCGGCCAGGAAGAAAGCCATTCGTCTCGGTGCTGCCGAAGAGATCTAACGTCTCGATCCGTGATTCCGTGTCATTTCTCAGGCTTTCAATCTTAACCAGATAGCGTCCATCTGCGGTGACATCCACATCCGTCAAGTAGCTTCGCGGACTGCCGGTCAAAGCAATGGTTTGCTTATCGTCGTCCTGTGGCACCAGATTGACACCATAGCGACAGCGCGCGCGGGAGGTACATGTGGAATCGTTGAAAGCGTAATTTTCATCGTTTGGATCGATAAGACCGGGAATACCATTGTCATGATTAGGTCCGGGCCGAAGCAACCCATCCGGAGATAAAGGAAAAGGTTCTTCATCACCTGGACCTTGGATATCATCCGGAACGATTACCGTCTGATCACCTGCGATTTCGCGCGTTTCCAAGTTGAGGGAAAAACTGCACCAAAAACCGCCTCGATTTGCTGTTAAAGGACAGAAATCGGGTTCGGTTACCCTATTTTTGCCATCTTCAGTAAAGATCAGTGTAGCGGTTTTACCATCCCTGCGCACATCAAAATTATAATAGTATAGTCGTCTCGAATTCGGCTCATTTGGCCACCTGCCCGGGACTTGCACGCGATCAAGTATTATCCCGCTTTTCGCGTCCCAGAATATGATGGAACCATCTTCAGCCAGCGAAACCAGATGCTTGCCGTCATTAACCCACCGCACCGCGCTCACCGGTGCCTGATGTCCCAGTTGCAAGATAATTTCAGGTTTGAGTTGACCGTGATCGGCGCTCTGCGCAAGAGTCGGCGCCGCTGTGACGAAGGACAACAATAAGACGGCCGCATGGCCAAAGATCTTCAATTTGCTAGGCACCAAGCTTGAACATCTCTCTAAACAGTCCTTTCTCCAGATGTAGTTTTTACAATTCAGACTGTAAACATAAGTGCCACAAGTCAAGCTGCATCAAAAGGTTCTGAGATATCGGACTAATTGCGTTTGGATGAGAAGATTGATCGGCAGGATTTGTTGTTCTTGTAATTGGCCGTATC is a window encoding:
- a CDS encoding TIR domain-containing protein — translated: MTDGDQIYGKAEHTVFLSYSHADRDRAMPIIKALEDAGFRVWWDGLIKGGVHAAKETAEVLERARAVVVLWSVNSAASHWVQDEATRGRDRGCLVPVSIDGHVPPLGFGQFQFIDISGKKNRVASPEMQKVLHAVATLHDISDLPAQAPTSALPSVSRRSLIIGGTSAVLVGGAVAAWTSGILSGGAEQSSIAVLPFANIGGDPSQNYFSDGLAAEIRAELSRNKLLQVVGQTSSNNFREQLEDAADVAAKLGVSFLLAGNVRQASDRVRISAELIEGASGFNRWSKSFEKPLTNIFAVQREIAASVATALSAQIDDRGSSKEKQIGGTDSVAAFDAYLRGKDLYEAGISEETDRQALAKFEEAIATDNKYSAAYAAHSRSLAVLANQYAVGVERKNLYSEAVIAARKAVETAPEFAEAHSSLGFALGHGQLDMRAARQPYDRSYALGAGDADVLSRYAMALARFAEFDLADTIIKRSSALDPLNSRTFRSIGDISYRARRFEDAIKPYERALELNPKLSGANANMGSAHLMLGNEDKAFEFFSKEPNNLFGLPGIAIIEKRRGNDAAAQAALTKFSTDHGENSLYQQAQVFAQWNDREKAINALQQAYATGDAGMVNMFVDPALDPVRETPEFSGLLKKIGFV
- a CDS encoding caspase family protein; amino-acid sequence: MSFVTAAPTLAQSADHGQLKPEIILQLGHQAPVSAVRWVNDGKHLVSLAEDGSIIFWDAKSGIILDRVQVPGRWPNEPNSRRLYYYNFDVRRDGKTATLIFTEDGKNRVTEPDFCPLTANRGGFWCSFSLNLETREIAGDQTVIVPDDIQGPGDEEPFPLSPDGLLRPGPNHDNGIPGLIDPNDENYAFNDSTCTSRARCRYGVNLVPQDDDKQTIALTGSPRSYLTDVDVTADGRYLVKIESLRNDTESRIETLDLFGSTETNGFLPGRPYHDVRWLDEGRYMLFSNGYFATNDMPKALEGFPPALIVDQDCAKEDSCSAVESYGDMQALSGDNQFLGVGSLSGCFKSGLRHECPVEFEEMSSNGSATHLPLAASVSIYTSAGKWRLMKQPDWDRQTITAIKLSPNLKQLAVATRERDDDLTNPDSEQLLRVWLFDVSGETLVSPPREIAKFVHPLSATIENLLFDTPDGMRREDHFAEIIREGGISFDNDSTIENLYFTPDGRKILFTQSISAHYQDSDLVVVDSSGTAELIRVSDTSTDIVPISNDRAVDLYKRQIIDIGKGEVVASIAGSFALTTGGPIEQAKLFWAATEDGAIEFWDSENFTKLLTFYTFPDNRFFAVTPEGRYDTNLSPDTDMVRWIVPDAPWQSLAPQTFMRDFYQPGLYRKLLECRAAGDCATTFKSLPSFADLTRVLPQVKIVDVSENKDGRQATVTFEAIEGFDKNAVNGGTRSGLFSPRLFLNNRLIGQYPDEPYVVGADVSDANETLDQWRKKNRIKIKPDADGIYRYALTVPLPTRPGTEQLNFSAYAFNESRIKSDTATFVYQRKIKPAPRKPRAYVISTGINDYHEDRLDLNYAEPDARLIADRLKNIPGYEVRQLVLAGNGSADGRPKPTDKLSVQSALALVMSERDRGKNLARLRRAGVDAQMLEASTADDIVIISFSGHGWADKDGDFYLLPSDGKWPDSQNLPDVSTLLSTTDITYLLRATQAADISLIIDACHSGASVDSGDFKPGPMGDRGLGQLAFDKGIRILTAAQASDVALEDASLSHGLLTYALAGDDGGGITADSGHAERDENGRILLDKWLSYAVKRLPELATDKRLSGLGSADRSNGSSFFFPGRTASRKQKIQQPVLFDFNSRPSFIALRVQLEGRDTASDKRQ